The segment tttgaccaaaacctCAACCTCATATAATTCTCAATAGATATTAAACTTGGGCTACTTTACCCATcggcccaggtagtagttaaaaagcaggacagttcttttaagaactgagaagtctcctgaaaaaatctgaaaaatctactctgcagtagtagaataaataataagacagttctgtaaagaacaaactctagcTGGCAAGTAGACAGACGAATGATGTAACCACAACCAAATcccatataattttttttttttttttttatcttggcAGAAGCTGATGAGGATACTCCTGAAGATGATGATAAACCAGGAACATCAGCGGCTGAAGGAGGAGAAACTGCAGCAGATGGAGATGAGAAAGATGCTGCAGTGGATTCATCAGATGAAGAGGAAGAAACAAAGGAGTAAGTACAAACCATCTTTgtcaaaaaaaaccaaaaccctGATATTAACTTCAGAATCACTGGATAAAAAAGTAAcggaatcacaatttcttgatttgtgcaattcataatcatacaagttaaaccaatgttttactgcgagagattggctgttgccagcttggtgtttgaATTCAAAGTTCTACTGCTTGTTTTTAAATTCAGAAATGGTCTCGCTCCTACTTATCTTCAGAACCTTATTTCTAACAAATCTCACAGTTCTCGTTCTTCTACTTCCCAATAGTGCTTGTCCCCTGCACCCCCGCACCTACACCCGGTATGGCATTTATTTGTAGTAACTGTACAGCGCTGTTTAACTTTGGTAAAAGGCGCTCTGTAAACATTATTATGGAGTTGGCCAAGTTTCCTTGAGGGGAAGACCAtctaatcaatcaaacaaacaaacaaacaaacaaacaaacaccccaagaAACTTGAGAGTTTGATCCATACATCActtctgtgtttttgttttgatttttttgtaggGGAATCTTTGCACCCTTTGTCAGCTTCTACAATAACATGCTGGATCCAACCTACAGTGCAGTGACTGATGTCTACGTCCCTATGTTCCTCTGTGACGTCTTCAACTTTATACTCTTTGCTGTTATGTCCTATTCATTCGGAGtgagcaataataataataattgtggcttcttatagtaGTCTGGTTACCGTTACACGGCGGACAAAAGCACCAGTTTTGGCACAGTGCTTCCTAAGGGATATTACTTAATACTAGCCGAGAAGCCCtccgtttattttttatttttatgtaaatcagAAAATTTCAAAACGGTAATTTCGCTAAGCCACCAGACTATTGTGCGCATAGGCATTTTAACATACAATTGTTCCTGCAAGATATGTGGGGCTACTTTTGATGTATGAGAACGACTCTTTTGACATAGCACCatagtggtttacaaggtgctgtggcgcaatatgctgccaatcaaaccaggaacaccggggcgaaccccgtCTCTTTGATACGGCTGCAgggtattcgaacccacactctgctgatcagaaacaccagagtttgaattcggtgctcttaataAGTGCTCGCCCATGCAAATAATTTTTTCCAACATTAATTTGGTAAGAAAATTGTAAATATAAGTGTAGGAGACCCATCCTCTTAATATTAAATATGACGAGTAATCACTAATATATTACTATTACATGCAAAGTCCTGCGTTGATGTCTTAAATATAAAAAGATTTCCTGCACGTGAGTTATCAATGAGGAATCCGTACCggattgcgtgggtttttcccTGGAATTAAAGTATCCGgggtttccctcccacatctacaACTGAAAAACGAAAAGGGCTTTTACGTATAGGAACAAGAGAGTGGTAACCGTTCTTAAATGTTCCTTTgattccctttaaaaaaaacatctgtcTTCCCCCTGTCAACCCAACAGACATCATAACATTCTCCCTAATGTCTCATACTTTTCTCTCGTCGCTTTTTCTTTTCTCCGAAGGAGCAAGCTCAGACGGACTTAGCCGAAATGATCATAAAATAAAACTCCTCTGTCTTCCAACTTTATTCACAGACATTATTCTTACTGTCTTCATACTTTTCTCTCAACACTTTTTCTTTCCCCAGGAGGAGCAAGCTCAGACGGATGTAGCCGATATGATCCAAAGCAACAGCATCTCCATGTTCTTCGTTCTCTTCCTCCTCCTTCAGTTTGTGCTGATGGTGATCGACAGAGCCATCTACCTGAGGAAGGCCGTCATCGCTAAGTTCATCTTTCTCATCGCCGTCATCATCGGAGTCCACGTCTGGCTGTTCTTCCTACTTCCAAAGATCAATAACAGGTAAATAGATCGCTCACTCTTGCTTTTGTAATAAATGTTTGTCTTTTGCTTCTGCTATTCCCCTTATACAAGTATATCTTCCTTTTGATGTGCCTCATTCACGTATATTCTCCCTTTCCCACCTTTGattttgtcctttgtgtttccaactTCTTCTGGTCAAACCCCATTTTGTTTCCTTAGTCATTTGGCTCCACTTGCTGtctctgtgtgctttctgcctccccctctctctctctctctctccttcTATTCATGTAGTTCCCCATAATATGAGAATTTTTCACACaaaatcagggcccaacttAATGAAGCTAAAAGAAGCACTTTTTTGGTGCGTTTTGACCGTCGTAACCAATAGACCAAAAGAGGGTAAAAAGAGGCTGGTCATTAGACAATCCTATATGAGTGCTTACAAATCTGTGTCTTTCCATTGTTTCACAAAaagtttacctctaagatggcggcccGGTGAAGACAATAAGGTCTATATCTGTTTTGGTTGAAGTggccatttttttaattactgttcaatgaccgaaacagttattggtaaCAGCCGCGAAAAACGCATCCCTGACGAAGCAACccttgtctagttggtaaaacactgctctagaaatgcaaaggtcgtgggttcgaatccaaaccGAGTAAtgtatgcctgtgatttatttttagaatgtttacacacataggtgtatatGGGGAAAAcccttgttttgtttacaataacaaaatgttgattATTTCTTTTGTATCATGACTACAGGAGGTTCATTGATAACACACCGGCTCAAGTTTTCTACTTTGTGAAGTGCGTCTACTTTGCTTTATCAGCGTACCAGATACGCTGCGGCTATCCAACACGTATCCTTGGCAACTGTCTCTGCAAACGCTACAACTACGTCAATCTCTTCCTCTTCATGGGGTGAGtccaacaggttttttttcatgtttttttaagatcaaattcaaaaaacaaaaaaagataaaaccatGTAATAACTTTTCAGACTGGAGAGTTGGGTCTttgaaaccaaagataaatgttaatattgGGCTTCATGCTCGCAAGTTTGAGCTCGTTCCATTTTCGTGCTTTTCGTTCAGAGTTCAAATTTtatcacatccctgtaatgtaacaaaagcccttttcacatttTATCTCTTATCCCATGAACTACAGCCCTCGGGAGGCCCTTGGACTTTTTTTACCCCAAGGTTATCCTAGaacactttcacactgtgtcccttTTCCACAGGGTCTTGGCTGTCAATTTAAGAATGACCAAGGGTTTTACAGCTTACCCCTACCTCGGAGCAGGGGTATGCCCATTGCTGGTGCAGACCAGGGGCCGACAAGTAGTAAAGCAATCATATTGCAAAGTGCTTTTACCAACTTAGTGTTGGTACCAACTCAGTGTTATCATTTTTATTATGAGCAAATTCCTTGGTGATCATCTTGACACAGGTACCAGGCAATCCCGTTCCTGAAGGAGATCCGTATGCTGATGGATTGGATGTTTACGGATACCACTCTTAGCCTGGCACACTGGCTCGAGATTGAGGACGTCTACTCCTCCGTGTATCCCATCAAATGCTGGAGAAATGCTGAAGTggtaaggccgtatccgaaacggcgacttcggctacagcttcTGCTAGATCGGCttgtctgtcagtgttgaagaataggcagacgcatGCGATCTAcatgtagccgtagctgtagtcgAATATCTCGCTGAACATTATCTGCATgtgtgttatgaaaaaaaaccttacaCTGACGCAAATTCATCAGAAAGTTCCCAGGGAAACTTGGTTAAcgttttctcactcaaaaagcTAACCCTGCCAAACTCCTGGGAAATAGCCATTTACCTGGAAATGGTTATCCTTGCCTTGGAGTAGGGTTAGGATACTGAATTTTCATTCTTCCAAGGAAAAGCGCCTTGAGATTGAACTTGACATTGGGTGACGGGCGGTGATGTTAAGACTCCCCTGGAATGTCCTTATCTGTTGAATGAAAAAGGGTTAAGTTTGTGTGAATGCCATGTTGAGGCTGAGCAGTCAATCTCTCGTGTTTCTGATTGgtggagtgtgggttccagtccaGTTCTTAACATGTGTGTCTTTACgaaagacacttcaccattattgCTGCCTCCTTTGGATGGGAGGTTatgccattggtcctgtgtgctTTGTAACACAAGCAAAAGGACCCACTACCGTCAGCTCTCATTATAAAGAGCACTAGTATGAACAGGTACATATGTACCTGCTCATAGAGAGTACATTATAAAGTCCAAAATCTCACCTGTGCTttatgtttctttgttttaccatggaggtagaattactGTCCAACATTTCTGTTAATGGTTTATGGCCAGTCCCAGCTACCTTTTTGTAGCGAGAGTTAACTGAATACTTATCTTGGTACAGTTTTGTACTAGTCACCCAGTAAGATTGAGCTTTTGTATGCTCCACTGATGTATCCATAACCATCACAAGATAACTGGGGCCAaattcatagaactgcttaagcaaaaaaattgttaagcacgaaaatagcttgcttattttacacgtGTTACTgaccaaaatttcatgccatatacagtGCTTGGTGACCGGTATTTAGTTGCTGTTTACTTAGCatcaattgagtggagtcttggccggtaatctgatttaaCTAAAcatggattattttgcttaagcagaattttgtgcttaagcagctctatgaaattgggtcctgatgaTATCTTATTCCCTTTACAGGCTTACCCTGTAGATCGAGGTCTACTGAAGAGCAAGGCAGTCAAGTATGGAGCCGGTGGTATACAGCTCTTTTTTCTCCTGGTCATCGTCTGGTTCCCGCTCCTCCTTATCTCACTGTCCAACTCGTCCAACATCTCCAATCCGATCTCATCAGTAGACATTAGTATTACCATCAGCGGATATGATGTAAGACCGATTCGTAgtattattgattgattgatcaattAATTTACCGATAGGTTGacttattgattgatttttattttttatttttttggggggcggggGGATGAATGATTAAAAAGCTGTATGAATAGTTCATTGATTGATCGGATCGATTGGTGGATTGActgattggttgttttgttggcctactgattgattgattgattgattgattgattgattgattgattgactgactgactgactgactgactgactgactgactgactgactgactgactggctggctggctggctggctggctggctggctggctggctggctgattgattgattgattgattgattgattgattgattgattgattgattgattgattgattgattgattgattgattgattgattgattgattgattgattgattgattgattgattgattgattgattgattgattgatgattgattgattgattgattgattgattgattgattgattgattgattgattgattgattgattgattgattgattgattgattgattgattgattgattgattgattgattgattgattgattgattgattgattgattgattgattgattgattgattgatgattgattgattgattgattgattgattgattgattgattgattgattgattgattgattgattgattgattgattgattgattgattgattgattgattgattgattgattgattgattgattgatcgattgatcgattgatcgattgatcgatCGATCGATCGATCGATTGATCGATCGATCGATCGATCGATCGATCGATCGATCGATCGATCGAATCCGATCgatcgattgatcgattgatcaGATTGATTCGATGATCGATgatcgattgatcgattgatcgattgatcgattgatcgattgatcgattgatcgattgatcgattgatcgattgatcgattgatcgattgatcgattgatcgattgatcgattgatcgattgatcgattgatcgattgatcgattgatcgattgatcgattgatcgattgatcgattgatcgattgatcgattgatcgattgatcgattgatcgattgatcgattgatcgattgatcgattgatcgattgatcgattgatcgattgatcgattgatcgattgatcgattgatcgattgatcggttgatcggttgatcggttgatcggttgatcggttgatcggttgatcggttgatcggttgatcggttgatcggttgatcggttgatcggttgatcggttgatcggttgatcggttgatcggttgatcggttgatcggtttgatcggttgatcggttgatcggttgatcggttgatcggttgatcggttgatcggttgatcggttgatcggttgatcggttgatcggttgatcggttgatcggttgatcggttgatcggttgatcggttgatcggttgatcggttgatcggtgatcggttgatcggttgatcggttgatcggttgatcggttgatcggtgatcggttgatcggttgatcggttgatcggttgatcggttgatcggttgatcggtgaTCGGTTgacggttgatcggttgatcggttgatcggttgatcggttgatcggttgatcggttgatcggttgatcggttgatcggttgatcggtgatcggttgatcggttgatcggttgatcggttgatcggttgatcggttgatcggttgatcggttgaccggttgatcggttgatcggtttgatcggttgatcggttgatcggttgatcggttgatcggttgatcggttgatcggttgatcggttgatcggttgatcggttgatcggttgatcggttgattggttgatcggttgatcggttgatcggttgatcggttgatcggttgatcggttgatcggttgatcggttgatcggttgatcggttgatcggtgatcggttgatcggttgatcggttgatcggttgatcggttgatcggttgatcggttgatcggttgatcggttgatcggttgatcggttgatcggttgatcggttgatcggttgatcggttgatcggttgatcggttgatcggtgatcggttgatcggtgatcggttgatcggttgatcggttgatcggttgatcggttgatcggttgatcggttgatcggttgatcggttgatcggtgaTCGgtttgatcggttgatcggttgaNNNNNNNNNNNNNNNNNNNNNNNNNNNNNNNNNNNNNNNNNNNNNNNNNNNNNNNNNNNNNNNNNNNNNNNNNNNNNNNNNNNNNNNNNNNNNNNNNNNNAACCCCGAACCCCGAACCCCGAAACCCTAACCCCGAACCCCGAAACCCTAACccgaaccctaaccctaaccccgaACCCCGAAACCCTAACCCCGAACCCCGAAACCCTAACCCCGAACCCCGAAACCCTAACCCCGAACCCCGAAACCCCGTACCCCGAACCCCGAACCCCGAACCCCGAACCCCGAACCCCGAACCCCGAACCCCGAACCCCGAACCCCCAACCCCGAACCCCCAACCCCGAACCCCCAACCCCGAACCCCGAACCCTTTACAGCTCCGTGACAGAACAACCAGGAGGCCGGTCTTAACCAACGCTTTTTACCTGTAATTTTTGGTCAAAGGAGAACAATAATTATGCAAGGTTTGAGCCCCTGTACTTTGGTCATAGTTTTTTTGTAACATAACgtagaaaaatgttttgacaACAGCAAAAAAACAGAAAGGCACAACGGACAGAAGGGCACAAGAAAACCCCAATGGGACGCAATTTATACTGATTACACTTAATTGCCAAAGAAACCGCAAACAATTTTGCTGTTCCAATAATTTATTGACCGACTTCTGCAGGTGTAAACATTCATACGCCTTTAATCCAAATTCATTGAattagtaatttctcaccaCGATTTCAAAATTATTGGTAAACGGTTTTCTGTCCCATCTTTTCAAATTGAGGCATTAGGGATGGCCTCAGCCCTTATTTGTACCTTGTGTGACAAAAATCGGGGAATATATTTATTAGGGGGCGATTGCGATTATCCCCTTAAGTTGTAAATGGCGGGGTTGTGCAAAGGGGATACGTTTTCAAGAACTTTATACATCATATCAGGGGACGGgcattttcacttaaaaatatgttctgaataataataatatggcaATTTGCATTTTCCAGATTCCGATCCCCCTTTAGAAAGTTTTAAAACTTAATTCACTATTTCATCTGCACACAATGGAAGGTTTTCTCTCAGGCGCACAGACGTCTCCTTTTAGGGCGTCTGTCAAAAAATGCTGTTGATTTCCATACTCCAATTAATGGTACACAGGATTGCAGCTTTCCTGCGTTCAGGTCGACAGAAGCACGTGACCTTGGCCTACCTTTAATCTCAAACGTATACTACCATGCAGTTATCACATGTTGCTGTTGTGAAAGAATTAAACACAATAGTCCTTTTCTGTGAAAACCTTGCAGCGGACAAGGTTACAATTCACTTGAATGCAAAATTGACAATGCAAAATACTTTCTTACAATGGACCTTTTATACTGAGGGCCAATAACAGGCAAAATAACTAATAGTGTCCCAAGTCACGTTCGTGAGGAAAGAGACGACGTGCAGTGCGTGGGATGACGGGTTATGTGAACGTCCCTAATAGGGCCTAAATAGTATACAATCATTTGGTTTGCAAATAACATAACAGAAGTGGTATTATTTCTTATTAGAACCAACTGTTGGAGCCGTATTTCTTTGGAATAGAAGTCATGGCTTCAGAAAGCCAATCACATGCTACAGCCGTGTTAAAAGACCGAACTCGTCGTCATGGCGAACATCGAAGTGCAGACAGTCTATCCCCGTCTTCACCACAAGTTGCTCGCGCCAGATCCCCGGGGAGACACCATCGGGAGGGGGAACACTTGTCCGACAAATTCCCCGTCGAGTTGGGATTCAGTGATGGAAACATAATGCGGCCAGTACGACTGAGCAATGATCCATTTGGACCCCCATCATCCATGGTGATTCCTCCGCTTATGATTAATAAGAAGACAACTAATGCAGACGTCCAGGTAACCAAGAAAGAGTTCCGTATCGACATGGACGTCAGTGACTTCGCCCCAGAAGAGCTTGACGTTAAAATCATTGGAGACCACATGGTTATTAAGGGCAACCACAAAGAACATCCAGGTGAAAATGCTAACTTCTCTCGTCATTTCTGCCGTCGAT is part of the Asterias rubens chromosome 4, eAstRub1.3, whole genome shotgun sequence genome and harbors:
- the LOC117289429 gene encoding alpha-crystallin B chain-like, translated to MASESQSHATAVLKDRTRRHGEHRSADSLSPSSPQVARARSPGRHHREGEHLSDKFPVELGFSDGNIMRPVRLSNDPFGPPSSMVIPPLMINKKTTNADVQVTKKEFRIDMDVSDFAPEELDVKIIGDHMVIKGNHKEHPGENANFSRHFCRRYTLPEDIIVEDVTVFLAKTGMMCVKVPRKTLAEERHGAERKPKVKFQEDEVQS